Genomic window (Egicoccus halophilus):
ACCGACGGCGGCCACTTCCGCGCGGCCGTCAAGGCGCCGGCCGCCAACCCCGACCTCGGCCTGTCGGTGTTCTTCTACCCCTACGCCCCCGAGGGCGACGACGGCAACCCGGTGCCGACCGGCGCACCGTTCGCCGACGCGCCGCTGGTGCTGTTCCAGATGTTCCGTGGCGACCTGCAGCTCGGCCGGACCCAGCAGACCATCAACGAGCTGGACACGTCGGCGCTCGACAGCGCCGGGGGCGCCTGGCTGCGTGAGGGTGCCGAGGTCGACATGGGCGACGGCGTGACCATCCGGTTCGTCGAACTGCGGCGCTGGGTCGGGTTCCAGATGAGCGTGCGGCCGCAGATCCCGTACCTGCTGCTCGCCAGCGCGCTGCTGCTCGGCGGGCTCTGGCCGGCCCTGTACGCCTACCGTCGTCGCCTGTGGGTGGTCGCGGAGCGCGACGTCACGGACGGCCGTACGATCGTCACCGTCGCGGGGCGCGCCTTCCAGCGTCCGCAGGCCTTCGACGACGAGCACGCCGCGTTCGTCCGACGTCTGGCCCGCGAACTGGACGGGGAACTGGTCCGCCAGCCGGCCCACCCCCCGGCCCACGGCCCGGCCGGGGACCCCGACGGGCGCCCGGTCGGTGCGGCAAGCGCCGCAGCGTCGTCCGCGCCCACCGTGACCGCCGACACCGCCCCCGCGGGGGACGAGGCACCGGAGAGAAGATGAGCCAGGACCAGCTCGCCGACCTGTCGCGCCTGCTCTACAGCCCGGTCACGCTGCTGCTCTACGTCAGTGCGGCCATCGTCTGCCTCTACGCGCTCTCGACCCGGGTGGCGCTGCACGAGACCCGCAGCGGCAGGCCGGTCGGGGAACGCCTGCAGCGGCTGGGCATCGCCCTGGCCTGGACGGCGGTCGCCGCCCACGTCGCCCACGAGATCGTGCGCGGCCTGGCACAGAACCGCCTGCCGCTGGGCAACATGTTCGAGTTCACCTCGGCGATGGCGCTCGCCGGCGCCCTGGTCGGTCTGGTGTATCTCACGCTCGTGCGCCGCAAGCCGGAGCTGGTCGGTTTCGTGATGCTGGCGGCGGCGGTCGTGGTCAGCTCGGCGATGCTGACCTACGCCGACCCGGGTCCGCTGATGCCGATCCTCGACACCTGGTGGCGGACCTTCCACGTCACCGTGATCGTCGTGGCCGCCGGCATCTTCACCGTCGGCTTCCTGTTCAACGGACTGCACCTGCTGCGCGACACCGCCGAGCAGGGGCTCGCGGCGGCCAGGGCCGTGCCCACCGGCCGGTCGACGGTCGGTGCGGCCCACATCGACGACCTCGCACCGGGCGTCGTCGACGACGAGCGCGACCGCGGTGCCGACGACCCCGGACGCGACGTCTCCGGCCGCGTCGCGCCCGACGAGGACCACGAGGTCGCGACGCTGCCGCGCGAGGCGGAGCGCAACGCCATGCGGGCGGCGATCTCGCCGCTGCGGCTGGCCGTGGGCACGTTCCTGGGTACCTCGACGGTGTCGTGGGTCTTCGTGGCGACGCCGACGACCACCCTCCAGGAGGGCCTCACCCGCGCGCTGACGGTCAACCTGGTGCTGGTCGCGCTGGCGCTGGTGGCGCGCTGGTTCGTGCCGTTCCTGCCCCAGGCGTCCACCCTCGACGGGCTCGCCTACCGGATCATCGCCCTGGGCTTCTTCGCCTGGACCTTCGGGGTCATCGCCGGGGCGATGTGGGCCGAGCAGAGCTGGGGTCGTTTCTGGGGCTGGGACCCCAAGGAGACCGCGTCGTTCCTGACCTGGATCGCCTACGCCGCCTACCTGCACGCGCGGGCGACCAAGGGGACCCGCGGACGTGGCGCCGGCTGGATCGGCATCGGTGCGTTCGCGGTGCTGATGTTCACCTACTACGCCGTGAACCTGGTGTTCGTCGGCCTGCACTCCTACGCCGGACTGTCCTGAGCGCCCGTGTCCGGTGCCACGCCCGACGCGCGTCGGCCCAGGCGTCGGGGCTCCGGAGCAACCCTGCCGGCGGGTGACGACGAACCCGTGACGGAAGGTCCCGCGCGGGACCGCCCAGACACGAGGTCAGGGTGAGCGACGAGCAACCCTCCGTCGGGCCCGACGGTCGGAGCCGACGCCTGGAGTCGGTGGTGCCCGGCGACGGGCCGGTCAGCGTCGAGCAGCTGCTGGTGGAGGTCGCCCGCGGCGACCAGCAGTCCTACGCCCGGCTCTACGACCGCGTCGCCGGCGTCGTCTACGGCGTGATCCGGCGGGTGGTGCGTGACCCGGCGCAGTCCGAGGAGGTCGCGCAGGAGGTGCTCGTGGAGGTGTGGCGGACGGCGGCGCGCTTCGACCCCGATCGGGGCAGTGCGTCGACCTGGATCCTCACCATGGCCCACCGGCGGGCGATCGACCGGGTCCGCTCCGAGCAGGCGAGCCGGAGCCGGACCGAGCGGGTGGGACGTGGTCAGCACCAACGGGCGTTCGACGAGGTCGCCGAGGAGGTCGAGGTGGGCTTCGAGCACGAACAGGTGCGTGCCGCGCTCGGGGCCCTGACCGACCTGCAGCGCGAAGCGGTCGAGCTCGCCTATTACAAGGGCTACACCTACCGCGAGGTCGCGGAACTGCTCGACACCCCGCTGGGGACCATCAAGACCCGCATGCGCGACGGGTTGATCCGTCTGCGCGACGCGCTGGGGGTGGCCTCGTGACCGCCGACATCCACCTGCTCACCGGCGCCTACGCCGCCGACGCCCTCCCCGACGACGAGCGGCGCTTCTTCGAGCAGCACCTCGGGGTGTGCGCCGCCTGTGCCCAGGAGGTCACCGAGCTGCAGGCGACCGCCGCCCGGCTCGGGGCCGCGGCCGCGGAGCCGCCACCGCCGGCACTGCGGGCGCGGGTGCTGGCGCAGATCGACCAGACCCGGCAGGAGGCGCCGCCGCCGCGCGAGGAGCACGCCGGACCGGCGGGCGGCGCGCCGTGGTGGCAGCGACTGCTGGTGCCGGCCGCCGCGATCGTCGCGGTGGTCGCCGTGGGCCTCGGCGTGCTGGTCGGCGACCTGCGCGGTCGGCTCGACGCGCTCGAGCAGGACCAGACCCGGGTCGCCGAGCTCATGGCCGCGCCCGACGCGCAGTGGGTCGAGCACGCCGGTGAGGGCGGGGCGCTGGTGCGGGTGGTGGTCGCCCCGAGCCGGGGGGAGGCCATGCTGCTGGTCGACAACATGCCGCCGGCGCCCCACGAGCACGTCTACGAGCTGTGGTTGATCGACGACGCGGGCGCGACACCGGCCGCCCTGTTCGACGTCGACGACGACGGCCGGGTCAGCCGGATGCTCGACGGCGACTTCGCCGGCACGGCCGCGATCGGGGTCACCATCGAGCCCGACGGCGGCTCACCGCAGCCCAGCGGTGACCCGGTGATGGTGCTCGAGCTCGACACCTGACCGACGCCGGCCGCGGCTCAGGACTCCGCGAGCAGCTTCACGGCCGTGCGCGGCAGCTTGCCCATCGCGTCCCGGGGCAGCGCCTCCACGACCACCACGGCGCGGGGGGCGTAGGTCGCCGGGTACTCGCGGCGGACGTGCTCACGCAGCTCGTCCAGCGTCGGCGGCCGCTGCGGGTCCCGGGGGACGAGCACGGCCACGACCGCCTCGCCCCACTCGGCGTCGGGTCGGCCGGTGACGGCGACGTCACGCACCTGCGGGTGGCTGCGCAGCGAGGCGGCGACCGCGCCGGCCGGGACGTTGACCCCGCCGGAGACCACGACGTCGTCGACCCGCCCGAACACCTCGAGGGTGCCGTCGGGACGCCACCGACCGAGGTCGCCGGTGAGGAACCAGCCGTCGTCGTCGACCAGGGGGACGGTCCCGGTGCGGGTGCGGTAGCCCGACCCGAGCAGCGTGCCGCGGATGCGGATGCGGCCCGTGTCCCCGTCGGCCGCGACCGTTCCGCCTTCGGCGCCGGTTCCGCCGGCGGCGACCACCTCGACCTCGGCCCCCGTGAGCGGCCGGCCGTCGTAGACGCAGCCACCGGCGGTCTCGGTCATGCCGTAGGAGACGACCACGTGGACGCCCGCGTCACGGGCCGCGTCGAGCAGCGACGCCTCCGGTCGGGCCCCGCCGAGCAGGACGTTGCGGAAGTCGGACAGCGGCGCCCGCGCCTCGAGCAGACGCATGAGCTGGGTCGGCACCAGCGACACGTGCGCCGCACCACCGGGGTCGGACGCGTTCCCACCCGGGGCGCTCAGGACCGGTTCGGTGCCCAGCGCACGTGAGCGCAGAACCACCTGGATGCCGGCGACGTGGTGGATCGGCAGGGCCAGCAGCCACGACTCGCCGTCGCGGCAACCGAGCCGTTCGACGCTGGTCCGGGTCGACGCCTGCAGCACCTCGTGGGGCAGCACGACGCCCTTGGGCCGGCCGGTCGACCCGGAGGTCGCGACCACCAGGGCGGTGCCCTCGGCGACGTCGGGCGCGTCACCCAGCGGCTCGTCGACGAACCCGCCGTCGTCGTCGAGATGGCGGAAGCGTGCCGGTCGCAGCGCCCGCAGCGTGCGCTGCACGGTGGCGGCCGGGGCGTTGGCCGGGATCGGCAGGACCGCGTCGCCGTCGGCCCAGATCCGGTCGAGTTCGGTCACGAACCGCTCGGGCGTGGCCCGCAGCGCGACCAGGCGTGCTGGCACCCGACATCCTCCCGAGCTGACGCGCGGAGCCCTTCCGCGCCGGTGTTAGCGTAGAGCGGGAGCGCCGTCGCCCCGTACGCAAAGGATGCGCGTGGTCTCCGACCTGTTCGACGCCAGCCGTTGGCGCGCTGTCGAGGGCTTCGACCTCACCGACATCACCTACCACCGGGAGGTCGGCACCGGTCCCGACGGCGAGGTGGTCGACCGGGGCACGGTGCGTATCGCGTTCGACCGGCCCGAGGTCCGCAACGCCTTCCGTCCGCACACCGTCGACGAGCTGTACCGGGCACTGGACCACGCCCGGATGACGCCCGACGTCGGCTGCGTGCTCCTGACCGGCAACGGCCCCTCGCCCCGGGACGGCGGGTGGGCGTTCTGCTCCGGCGGGGACCAGCGCATCCGCGGCCGCGACGGCTACCGCTACGCGAGCGCCGAGGGTGCGGAGACGATCGACCCGGCCCGGGCGGGGCGGTTGCACATCCTCGAGGTCCAGCGGCTGATCCGGACGATGCCCAAGGCGGTGGTGTGCGTCGTGCCGGGCTGGGCCGCCGGCGGTGGCCACTCGCTGCACGTGGTGTGCGACCTGACGATCGCCAGCCGGGAGCACGCCCGGTTCAAGCAGACCGACCTCGACGTCGCCTCGGTCGACGGCGGCTACGGCTCGGCGTACCTCGCCAGGCAGGTCGGGCAGAAGTTCGCCCGCGAGATCTTCCTGCTCGGTGACACCTACACCGCCGAGGATGCCCACCGCATGGGCATGGTCAACCGCGTGGTCGACCACGCGGAGCTCGAGGCCGCGGCCCTCGACGTGGCCGCGACCGTCAACGGCAAGTCGCCCACCGCGCTGCGCATGTTCAAGTTCGCCATGAACCTCACCGACGACGGCCTGATGGGCCAGCAGGTGTTCGCCGGCGAGGCCACGCGCCTGATCTACGGCACCGACGAGGCCCAGGAGGGCCGCGACGCCTTCCTCGAGAAGCGCGAGCCGGACTGGTCGCCGTACCCGTACCACTACTGATGACGCCGTATGTCGAGGCGGCGCGGCCGCGGACGCTGCCGGCGGCGCTCGCGCCGGTGCTGGTCGGTACGGCGGCCGCGCGCACGCCGTTGACGGACGTGTCGTGGCTGCGGTTCGCGCTCGCGCTGCTGGTGGCGCTGGCCCTGCAGGTGGCGGTGAACTACGCCAACGACTACTTCGACGGCGTCCGGGGCGTCGACACCGAGGCACGGGTCGGTCCGCGCCGGGCGGTCGCGAGCGGCCTGGTCGCGCCGGGCGCGATGAAGCGCGCCATCGCCGCGGCGCTGGCCGTCGCGGCGGTGGCCGGGCTCGGGCTGGCCGTACTCGTCGGGTGGGAGCTGCTGCTGGTCGGGCTGGCGGCGATGCTGGCCGCGCTCGGCTACAGCGGCGGTCCGCGCCCGTACGCCTCCGCCGGGCTCGGCGAGGTGTTCGTGTTCGTGTTCTTCGGCCTGGTCGCCACCGTCGGCTCGACCTACGTCCAGGACGAGGGGTTCGGACTGGTGGCCGTCCTCGCCGCGATCCCCATGGGGTGTCTGGCGACCGCTCTGCTGGTGGTGAACAACCTGCGCGACATCCCGACCGACCGGGAGGCGGGCAAGGTCACGCTCGCCGTCCGGCTGGGCGAGTCCGGCACGCGCCGGCTCTACGTCGGGCTGGTCGCCGCGGCGCTCGTCGTGCTGCTGCCGCTCGCGCTCCTCACCGGTGAGGGGTGGCTGGCGCTGCCGCTGCTGAGCCTGCCGCTGCTGTGGCCCGGCGTGCAGCTGGTACGCCACGCGGCCCTCGGGCCGCGGCTGATCGAGGCGCTGGAACGGACGGCCAAGGGACAGCTCGCGTACGCGGTGCTGTTCGCGCTCGCGCTGGCCGTGGCGACCGGGCTCACGGAGTCGCGCACATGAGCGCGCTCACCGGCCTGCGCCTGTTCGAGGTGCCGATGCGGCTGCGTTTCCGGCGGGTGACCTCGCGCGCGGGCGTGCTGCTCGAGGGGCCGGCCGGATGGGGCGAGTTCTCGCCGTTCCCCGACTACGGGCCGGCCTACGCGTCGCGGTGGCTGGCCGCGGCACGGGAGGCGGCCACGGTCGGGTTCCCCGATCCGGTGCGCGACCGGGTCCCGGTCAACACCACCGTGCCGGCGGTCGACCCGGAACGGGCGCACGCCCTGGTGGCGGCCAGCGGCTGTCGGACCGCGAAGGTGAAGGTGGCCGAGACCGGACAGGACCTCGCCGACGACCTCGCCCGCGTGTCCGCGGTCCGCGACGCACTCGGACCGGGCGGACGGGTCCGCGTCGACGCCAACGGTGCCTGGGACGTGGAGACCGCCGTGCTGGCACTGACGCGACTCGACCGGGTCGCCGGCGGACTCGAGTACGCCGAGCAGCCGTGCGTCACCCTCGAGGAGCTGCGCGAGGTCCGTCGCCGGGTGCCGGTCCCGCTGGCTGCCGACGAGTCGGTGCGCACGGCCGAGGACCCGCTGCGGGTGGCCGGCCTCGACGCCGCCGACGTGGTGGTGGTCAAGGTCCAGCCGCTCGGCGGCGTGCACCGGGCGCTGGAGGTGATCGACGCCGCCGGGCTGCCGGCCGTGGTGTCCTCGGCGCTCGAGACCTCCGTCGGCCTGGCGGCCGGTGTCGCCCTGGCGGCGGCGCTGCCCGAGCTGCCGCACGCCTGCGGGCTCGGCACGGCGACACTGCTGGCCGCCGACGTCACCGACCGGCCGCTGGTGCCCGAGGACGGGTTCCTGCCGGTGCGGCGGGTGGCACCCGAGCCCGCCATGCTCGACCAGGCGGCGCCCGGGCCCGAACGGATGGCGGACCTGCTCGAGCGTCTGCAGGCCGCCGCGGCGGTGCTCGAGGGCCGCGCTGGCGACGGGGAGGCCTGACACCCGTGGACGCGGCCGCGAACCCCTCCCACGCGCTGGCGCTCGTGCTGGTCGACGAGCTCGCGCGCAACGGCGTCACCGACGCGGTCCTCGCGCCCGGCTCGCGCTCGACCGCGCTCGCGCTGGCGCTGCACGACGACCCGCGCATCCGCCTGCACGTCCAGGTCGACGAGCGCTCCGCCGGCTTCCTCGCCGTCGGGCTGGCCCGGGCGACCGGCCGGCCGGCCCCCGTGGTGGTCACCAGCGGGTCGGCGGTCGCCAACCTGCATCCGGCCGTCGTCGAGGCCGACACCGGCGCGGTGCCGCTGGTGCTGCTGACGGCCGACCGGCCACCCGAGCTGCGCGGCACCGGCGCGAACCAGGCCATCGACCAGCTCGGCGTCTTCGGCCGGGGGGTGCGCTGGTTCGTGGAGGTCGGGGTGCCCGAGGACCGGCCCGGGGTGGTCGGCTACTGGCGGGCGACGACCTGCCGGGCGCTCGCGGAGGCCCGCGGCCTGTCGGGCCCGCCGGGCCCCGTCCACGTCAACCTCGCCTTCCGCGAGCCGACCGTCCCGCTGACCGACGACGGACGCACCGCCGCGGCGGGACCGTTCGCCGGGCCGCTCGCGGGCCGCTCGGGGCGGCGGCCGTGGCTGGTGGTCGACCGCACGCCGCGGCACGCGCCGGCGGCGGAGCTCGAGGCACTCGCCGGCCGCATCGCCGGCACCGAACGCGGTCTGGTCGTGGTCGGGCAGACCGCCGCCGACGCGGCCCCGGTGCTCGACCTGGCCCGTCGTGCCGGGTGGCCGGTGATCGCCGAACCGACCTCGAACGTGCGGTACGGCGACCAGGTCGTCGCCTCGGCGCACCTGCTGCTCGGACACGCCGGCTTCGCGGCGGCGCACCGGCCCGAGTTCGTGCTGCGGGTCGGTCGCACCGGGTTGTCGCGCAACCTGGCGCGGCTGCTCGGTCCGGACGTGCCGCAGCTGCTGCTCGACCCGGACGGTGCCTGGCACGACCCCGAGCGGGCGGTCGCGGAACTGCTCGTCGCCGACGTCGGCCTCACCGCGGCGACGTTGCGCGACGCGCTGGCGGTGTCGGCGAGCTCCGAGTGGTCGGAGCGCTGGCGGACGGCCGACGCGCGGGTGCGCGAGGTCGGCGACCGCGTGCTCGACGCGGAGGCCGCCCCCAGCGAACCACGCGTCGCCCGCGACCTCGCCGCGGGACTGCCCGACGGCACGACCCTGGTGGTCGCCTCCTCGATGCCGATCCGCGACCTCGACCAGTTCCTCGCCCCACGCGAGCACCTGCGCGTGCTGGCCAACCGCGGGGCGTCGGGCATCGACGGGTTCGTGTCGACGGCGCTCGGGGTCGCGCTGGCGGGGACGCGGCCGACGGTGGCGCTCACCGGTGACCTGTCGCTGTTGCACGACGCCAACGGCTTCCTGCTCGCCCCGGACGCGCAACGGATCGACCTGCCGATCGTCGTGGTCGACAACGACGGTGGCGGGATCTTCTCGTTCCTGCCCCAGCACCGGTTCCCGGCCGCGTTCGAGCGGGTCTTCGGCACGCCGCACGGACGCGACCTGGCCGATCTCGCGCGGCTGCACCGGCTCGGGTACACGCCGGTCGCCGCGGCGGCCGACCTGGTCCCGGCGGTGGACGCCGCGCGCCGGGCTGGCGGGATCGGGCTCGTGCACGTGCGCACCGACCGGGCCGACAACCTCGCCCTGCACCGCCGCCTCACCGCCGAGGTGCACGCCGCCCTGGACGCGCTCGCCTGAGCGCCGCCCGCTGCGCGCCGCCCCCGTGACGGGCGGCGCGACCCGGGTCAGCGTGCCGGGTCCTCGCCGAGCGCGGCCTGCATCGCGAGCAGCTTGAGCCGGGTCTCCTCGAGCTCGGCCTCCGGCAGCGAGGCGGTGACGATGCCGACACCCGCGAACAGGCGCGCCCGGGCACCGTTGAGCTCGGCGCACCGCAGCGCGATGCCCC
Coding sequences:
- the sigK gene encoding ECF RNA polymerase sigma factor SigK; this encodes MESVVPGDGPVSVEQLLVEVARGDQQSYARLYDRVAGVVYGVIRRVVRDPAQSEEVAQEVLVEVWRTAARFDPDRGSASTWILTMAHRRAIDRVRSEQASRSRTERVGRGQHQRAFDEVAEEVEVGFEHEQVRAALGALTDLQREAVELAYYKGYTYREVAELLDTPLGTIKTRMRDGLIRLRDALGVAS
- the menD gene encoding 2-succinyl-5-enolpyruvyl-6-hydroxy-3-cyclohexene-1-carboxylic-acid synthase translates to MDAAANPSHALALVLVDELARNGVTDAVLAPGSRSTALALALHDDPRIRLHVQVDERSAGFLAVGLARATGRPAPVVVTSGSAVANLHPAVVEADTGAVPLVLLTADRPPELRGTGANQAIDQLGVFGRGVRWFVEVGVPEDRPGVVGYWRATTCRALAEARGLSGPPGPVHVNLAFREPTVPLTDDGRTAAAGPFAGPLAGRSGRRPWLVVDRTPRHAPAAELEALAGRIAGTERGLVVVGQTAADAAPVLDLARRAGWPVIAEPTSNVRYGDQVVASAHLLLGHAGFAAAHRPEFVLRVGRTGLSRNLARLLGPDVPQLLLDPDGAWHDPERAVAELLVADVGLTAATLRDALAVSASSEWSERWRTADARVREVGDRVLDAEAAPSEPRVARDLAAGLPDGTTLVVASSMPIRDLDQFLAPREHLRVLANRGASGIDGFVSTALGVALAGTRPTVALTGDLSLLHDANGFLLAPDAQRIDLPIVVVDNDGGGIFSFLPQHRFPAAFERVFGTPHGRDLADLARLHRLGYTPVAAAADLVPAVDAARRAGGIGLVHVRTDRADNLALHRRLTAEVHAALDALA
- a CDS encoding 1,4-dihydroxy-2-naphthoate polyprenyltransferase is translated as MTPYVEAARPRTLPAALAPVLVGTAAARTPLTDVSWLRFALALLVALALQVAVNYANDYFDGVRGVDTEARVGPRRAVASGLVAPGAMKRAIAAALAVAAVAGLGLAVLVGWELLLVGLAAMLAALGYSGGPRPYASAGLGEVFVFVFFGLVATVGSTYVQDEGFGLVAVLAAIPMGCLATALLVVNNLRDIPTDREAGKVTLAVRLGESGTRRLYVGLVAAALVVLLPLALLTGEGWLALPLLSLPLLWPGVQLVRHAALGPRLIEALERTAKGQLAYAVLFALALAVATGLTESRT
- a CDS encoding AMP-binding protein — translated: MPARLVALRATPERFVTELDRIWADGDAVLPIPANAPAATVQRTLRALRPARFRHLDDDGGFVDEPLGDAPDVAEGTALVVATSGSTGRPKGVVLPHEVLQASTRTSVERLGCRDGESWLLALPIHHVAGIQVVLRSRALGTEPVLSAPGGNASDPGGAAHVSLVPTQLMRLLEARAPLSDFRNVLLGGARPEASLLDAARDAGVHVVVSYGMTETAGGCVYDGRPLTGAEVEVVAAGGTGAEGGTVAADGDTGRIRIRGTLLGSGYRTRTGTVPLVDDDGWFLTGDLGRWRPDGTLEVFGRVDDVVVSGGVNVPAGAVAASLRSHPQVRDVAVTGRPDAEWGEAVVAVLVPRDPQRPPTLDELREHVRREYPATYAPRAVVVVEALPRDAMGKLPRTAVKLLAES
- a CDS encoding 1,4-dihydroxy-2-naphthoyl-CoA synthase yields the protein MRVVSDLFDASRWRAVEGFDLTDITYHREVGTGPDGEVVDRGTVRIAFDRPEVRNAFRPHTVDELYRALDHARMTPDVGCVLLTGNGPSPRDGGWAFCSGGDQRIRGRDGYRYASAEGAETIDPARAGRLHILEVQRLIRTMPKAVVCVVPGWAAGGGHSLHVVCDLTIASREHARFKQTDLDVASVDGGYGSAYLARQVGQKFAREIFLLGDTYTAEDAHRMGMVNRVVDHAELEAAALDVAATVNGKSPTALRMFKFAMNLTDDGLMGQQVFAGEATRLIYGTDEAQEGRDAFLEKREPDWSPYPYHY
- a CDS encoding anti-sigma factor; amino-acid sequence: MTADIHLLTGAYAADALPDDERRFFEQHLGVCAACAQEVTELQATAARLGAAAAEPPPPALRARVLAQIDQTRQEAPPPREEHAGPAGGAPWWQRLLVPAAAIVAVVAVGLGVLVGDLRGRLDALEQDQTRVAELMAAPDAQWVEHAGEGGALVRVVVAPSRGEAMLLVDNMPPAPHEHVYELWLIDDAGATPAALFDVDDDGRVSRMLDGDFAGTAAIGVTIEPDGGSPQPSGDPVMVLELDT
- the ccsA gene encoding cytochrome c biogenesis protein CcsA, whose amino-acid sequence is MSQDQLADLSRLLYSPVTLLLYVSAAIVCLYALSTRVALHETRSGRPVGERLQRLGIALAWTAVAAHVAHEIVRGLAQNRLPLGNMFEFTSAMALAGALVGLVYLTLVRRKPELVGFVMLAAAVVVSSAMLTYADPGPLMPILDTWWRTFHVTVIVVAAGIFTVGFLFNGLHLLRDTAEQGLAAARAVPTGRSTVGAAHIDDLAPGVVDDERDRGADDPGRDVSGRVAPDEDHEVATLPREAERNAMRAAISPLRLAVGTFLGTSTVSWVFVATPTTTLQEGLTRALTVNLVLVALALVARWFVPFLPQASTLDGLAYRIIALGFFAWTFGVIAGAMWAEQSWGRFWGWDPKETASFLTWIAYAAYLHARATKGTRGRGAGWIGIGAFAVLMFTYYAVNLVFVGLHSYAGLS
- a CDS encoding o-succinylbenzoate synthase; translation: MSALTGLRLFEVPMRLRFRRVTSRAGVLLEGPAGWGEFSPFPDYGPAYASRWLAAAREAATVGFPDPVRDRVPVNTTVPAVDPERAHALVAASGCRTAKVKVAETGQDLADDLARVSAVRDALGPGGRVRVDANGAWDVETAVLALTRLDRVAGGLEYAEQPCVTLEELREVRRRVPVPLAADESVRTAEDPLRVAGLDAADVVVVKVQPLGGVHRALEVIDAAGLPAVVSSALETSVGLAAGVALAAALPELPHACGLGTATLLAADVTDRPLVPEDGFLPVRRVAPEPAMLDQAAPGPERMADLLERLQAAAAVLEGRAGDGEA